The Fusobacterium pseudoperiodonticum DNA window GCTAAAGAAAATTATGAAAAAGAATTAACAGAAACTAAAAAAAGAAGGGATGAAATACAGCCTGCATATAAAAAAGCTATCGATGATGAAGATCTTGCTAAAGAAATGCCTAATAAACCTAGTGATTTCTATGGAGAAGCTGATTGGAAATTTAAAACTGAGCAACAAAAGAAAGATTACCTAAATAGTTTATCCCCTGAAGGTAAAAAATATATGGAAAACTGGGTTGCTGCCTATGAAAATCGTGTAAAATTACAAACTGAATACTTTGAGCTAAATGCTTTAATAGCTGATGGAATTATTGCTAAAAAATATGGTTTCTGGAATAATCCTGCTGCTACTGCCGAAGAAAAAAAATATACTAGTTTAGGTGGAGTAGATGGACTTATTAAAGATTTAGATTTAACAAGAAGTATTGCTGGAAAAAACATTGAATTCAGAGGAAGAGGAAGAATAGAAGGAACTGTTGATTTAGGAGAAGGTAAAAATACTCTAAAAATAGCTGAACAAATAACAGGTCAATATGGAACTAATATAGTATTAGGCCCTTATGCTAAATTAAAAAATATAGATACTGTTGAAGTTGGTGGTTCACTTGGACTTGATAACTCACAAGCATCAATATCTGGAAGAACTTCTTTAACAATGGATATTGACGTCACTAAAAAGAACAGTGAAGGTCATTATTATCAACATGCTTTGAAAGATTCTGATCCAAATATTAGATTTATAAAATTTGGAACAAGTGATATGAATAGCAGAAATGATTTTATGATTGAATTATTAACAAGTAAAATCAATGATAATGAAGCTATTATTGATATGGGAAGAAAAATAGACTATACTTGGTATGATATGAGAACTGGAGTAAACTACACTATGACTATTCCATTTGTATCAGATTCAATAGCTCATCAGTTAATTAATAATAATGAATTTTCTAAAAATGGAACTTCACTTCTTCAATTAAAAACAAGAGAAGAATTAAGAAGATTAAATAGTGATGAAAATGCTGTTTACAGAAGTATTAGAAATGCAAATAAATTAGGAGTTCTTGCTCCAACTCTTACTTCATCAAATAAAAGAACTACTTTTAATACTGTTGATGATGAAAAAGAAGCTAAGAAAAAAAGAGATTTATTAGTTTATTTAAAAACTAAATCTGATGAAGATTTAATAAATGACTTATCTCAGTTTAATTTAAGTGAAACAGAAAAAAAAGATGCTTTAGAATTAATCAGAAACTTAAAAGAAAGTCAAGATTTTAAATCTATCATTAGTAAAGAAAAAGAGTTAAATTCAAAATTAGATGAAGTAAATAAATTAGAAAGAGATAGTGATTATCAAAAGCTTAATTTTAAAAATGTTATGAGTAAGATAGAATCTGATTTTGATGTTCTATCTAATAAAGTGTATTCTTTATATCCTGATGAAAAAGAATTAGAAAAACAATTTGAAACAGATTTAAAGAGAGAAGATTCTTACACTCTTGTTAGAAGAGCTATTTTACTTGAAGATAAAATTCCTGGATTAAAAAATGAATTAACTGCTATAAAAAATGAGCTAAAGGCAAAACTAAATGATACAAGAGAACTTCTAAGAAAAGATTTAGCAACTGTAAAAGAATTAAAAGCTAAGTATCCTAATTCTAAATTTGGTGAAATAGAACAAACTATAGAAACTATTTTATCAGGTGATAATTTAGAAAGAATAGTTTTATCCTCTTCAGCATCAAGAGATTACAATAGAAATATTGATCTTGCAGAACTTGTATCTGATTTCAAGAAATTATCTTCTCTTATCACTTTACAACTTGAAGAAAAAGAAAATATTATAAAGGCATTAGAAGAAAATGATGCTAGTATCGAACAACCTCGTTATATGGATTACCATAGATTAAAAGCTAAAATATTCTATACTATGAGAGAAGAAGAAGTTTTAACAGAATTAAAAAATATGCTTAATCAATTAAGCGATAGAAATATTTATTCTAAGTTAAATAAGATTTCTAAAAATGAAATTTCAACTTATACTAATATTCCATTTGAAATAAGTCATGCTTTAACAGATAAAAAACATATTGCAAGAGGTGGATTTATTTCTAATAGAACTGTTCAAGATAATTTCAAAGGAAATATCTATACTGCTTATGGACTATATGAAAAAACTGCTGAATCAGGAACTAAGTATGGATTTATGATAGGAGGAGCAAACACTAAACACAACGAAGTATATCAAAGAAGTCTTACAACTGTAGCAACTGAATCTGATATAAAAGGAGTATCTGCTTATGTTGGTGGATATTTCAATAAACCTATTGTAAATAATCTAAACTGGATTACTGGAGTAGGTGCTCAATATGGAACATATAAAGTAAGAAGAGAAATGAGAAATAACTATCAAGATTTACATTCTGAAGGTAAAGTAAATACAAATGCTTTAAATACTTATAGTGGACTTATTATGAACTATCCTATACAAGAAGATGTATTTATTCAATTAAAAGCACTTCTAGCTTATACTATGGTAAAACAAAGTAAAGTAAATGAAAGTGGAGATTTACCTCTTGATATTAGTGTTAAAACTTATCACTATGTTGATGGTGAAGCAGGAATCAGTTTCAATAAAATTTTCTATGGTGATAATCTAAGAAGTAGTATATCTGCTGGAGCTTATGGAATAACTGGTCTTGCTGGATATAAAAATGGTGATATGGATGCTAAAATTGATGGAAGTACTTCATCATTTGGTATTAAAGGAGATAGAATTAAAAAAGATGCTGTAAAAATTAATCTAGACTATAATGTTCAAACAGATATTGGATATAACTATGGACTAGAAGGAACATATATCAGCAACTCTAAAGAAAATAATGTAAAAATTGGTATAAAAGCTGGTTATACATTCTAAAATTAGAAGCATACTAAAATTAGAAGCATAAAAAATAGCTGTTGTTAAATTAAATTTTAATCTAAAAGTTAAAAAATAAGCGAGTTACATTATAATTTATTATTAGAAATTTTCTTTGAGTAAATACTAATATAATAGTTTTAATAAGATTACTGCGACGTCCTATAATGGTGAAAGAGCCTTTGTGGAGCTCTAGAACCATTATAGGCTGGCAAGTAATCACTATATATAACTAAAAATTATTAAAATTCCTCAAAGAAAATTTTCTAAAACTTACTCAGTAACGAACTATTTTTTACTTTTTATTAATTTACAACAGCTTTTTTTTAATTTATTTTTATATTTTTTTTAAATATTTTTTCAGCACTTAAATAATGTTTTTTTGTTAAATCTAAAGTTAGAGCTATATTATTTTCTTCTATAGATTTAATAATGCTTTTATGATCTTCTAAGCAAGCTTTTCTATTTTTTAAAGAAATAGCTCCCTTATGATAGGCTTTAACTAAGATTTCATTTATCAGATTATATTTTTTAAATAAATCCTTCAGCAATTTATTATTTGAATAATCGAAAAAAGTTTTATGAAAATGATAGTCACATTCATAATATAAATCAGTTGCTATGTTATCTTCTTCTAATTCAACATATTTTTTTAAATTAGCAAGAATTTCCTTTCTATTTTCAGGATTTTTCAAAGAATATTCGATAACTCCTAAAGTAATTGTCATAATTAATTGATTAACTTCACAAGCAAAATGTGGATCAAAATCTATAAGTTTTGCACCTGATCTTGTTACCTCATCTACTATTCCATCTTCTTTTAGTCTTAATATTGCATCTCTTATTGGAGTAGAACTTACTTCAAATCTTTCTTGTAAATTTTTATTGACTAAAACCTCACCAAAGTTTATTCTGGAATTAATTATGTCTTCTTTTAAAATCTTGTATATCTGCTCACTTAATAAATCTTTTACTACTTTCATACTCCTGTCCTCCCCAATAATTACCCTATCTAAAATATAACATATTTGATAAAAAAGTTCAAATTTAATTAATTTCTCAAAAAAGTTTTAAAAAATGTATTTTTTTAGATTTTTTTTACTTATTTAAAACAAAAATAAAAATATTGACATTCTTTT harbors:
- a CDS encoding autotransporter outer membrane beta-barrel domain-containing protein, whose protein sequence is MKIKKIITILLIVAAATSYADERADTIKTIDKEIDKAINKAIEEDSTNPYLNQARIKAIKDQVLAAIKKDLDEPGLTRLDIQEILPKINKEIKKIGDGIGPKNNFRIIQESKEVIQPIEKTAYEGFLRVVDALNKMNGIKSNYWEKGNLKAQRTHNGVDLVPIAHEVDSNVESTRKTPHTDSKVNRNSTALTDLAEKGIGAFSKEYYSELPYKNSNQFYEKRFYFGAGNTVKDIIFLDKDKFSSELNKNDKYYIEGEYKLLTSNASDAERADAFGAEKEVNPLDITMKEYRTRIEGKSKTEISAFLKEKLTQKNIPNVVQEGEELYTVDDKGRKWKVDWSLEPVSVESGSKDEYKDSVFTTIHYYSPFDDNSTTDSRGKLLYTKDGSIYAQDKNRYTDDVSLSLVETETKFEKKIKKMVRVSKTEYGDEKIVSYADYTTKYSDPTKYWSYTDEDYFGDTIYVVREIIKKSKEFDANDTEAIDRFKGYTGTEEKFDKEVQEAVQIKTDVTKNLNDFIATAKERAEKGEIPRNQFDQYFSDKKNLSKEDFENKWVKPFRDPEYLAAKENYEKELTETKKRRDEIQPAYKKAIDDEDLAKEMPNKPSDFYGEADWKFKTEQQKKDYLNSLSPEGKKYMENWVAAYENRVKLQTEYFELNALIADGIIAKKYGFWNNPAATAEEKKYTSLGGVDGLIKDLDLTRSIAGKNIEFRGRGRIEGTVDLGEGKNTLKIAEQITGQYGTNIVLGPYAKLKNIDTVEVGGSLGLDNSQASISGRTSLTMDIDVTKKNSEGHYYQHALKDSDPNIRFIKFGTSDMNSRNDFMIELLTSKINDNEAIIDMGRKIDYTWYDMRTGVNYTMTIPFVSDSIAHQLINNNEFSKNGTSLLQLKTREELRRLNSDENAVYRSIRNANKLGVLAPTLTSSNKRTTFNTVDDEKEAKKKRDLLVYLKTKSDEDLINDLSQFNLSETEKKDALELIRNLKESQDFKSIISKEKELNSKLDEVNKLERDSDYQKLNFKNVMSKIESDFDVLSNKVYSLYPDEKELEKQFETDLKREDSYTLVRRAILLEDKIPGLKNELTAIKNELKAKLNDTRELLRKDLATVKELKAKYPNSKFGEIEQTIETILSGDNLERIVLSSSASRDYNRNIDLAELVSDFKKLSSLITLQLEEKENIIKALEENDASIEQPRYMDYHRLKAKIFYTMREEEVLTELKNMLNQLSDRNIYSKLNKISKNEISTYTNIPFEISHALTDKKHIARGGFISNRTVQDNFKGNIYTAYGLYEKTAESGTKYGFMIGGANTKHNEVYQRSLTTVATESDIKGVSAYVGGYFNKPIVNNLNWITGVGAQYGTYKVRREMRNNYQDLHSEGKVNTNALNTYSGLIMNYPIQEDVFIQLKALLAYTMVKQSKVNESGDLPLDISVKTYHYVDGEAGISFNKIFYGDNLRSSISAGAYGITGLAGYKNGDMDAKIDGSTSSFGIKGDRIKKDAVKINLDYNVQTDIGYNYGLEGTYISNSKENNVKIGIKAGYTF
- a CDS encoding GntR family transcriptional regulator, producing the protein MKVVKDLLSEQIYKILKEDIINSRINFGEVLVNKNLQERFEVSSTPIRDAILRLKEDGIVDEVTRSGAKLIDFDPHFACEVNQLIMTITLGVIEYSLKNPENRKEILANLKKYVELEEDNIATDLYYECDYHFHKTFFDYSNNKLLKDLFKKYNLINEILVKAYHKGAISLKNRKACLEDHKSIIKSIEENNIALTLDLTKKHYLSAEKIFKKNIKIN